The Candidatus Roizmanbacteria bacterium CG_4_9_14_0_2_um_filter_38_17 genome contains the following window.
AAGAAGTAGAAGAAACGATGGTGTATCCGGGCCAAGTGAAGATTATTGTTATAAGAGAACTTCGAGCGATTGAAATAGCTCAGTAGCCTCCAAATAAGACTTAAGTACTAAAGTAATTCCGGTTTAGCCCTTGACACAAGGCTAAAAATTACTTACTATGTTTTTAAGCCCGCAGACAAGAGCTAATGCGGATAGTAGGATGCTTAAGTCCGTAAAGGAGGTGAGGCAATATGACAAAAAGTGATTTAATTGAAGTTGTTGCCAAAAAGGCAAAATTAACTAATAAAGCAGCACGTGATGCAGTTCAAGCAGTGTTCGACGTTGTTACCGAAAACATGAAAAAAGGTGAAAAAGTGGTAGTTACCGGTTTTGGAACTTTCGATGTTGGCAAGCGCGCAGCACGCGAAGGACGTAATCCTCAGACAGGGGAAAAGATTATGATCCCCGAGATGAGAAGTCCAACTTTTACAGCAGGAAAAACACTCAAAAGAACGGTTCGTTAAGGGTAATTTCTTGTTTTTATATCGAAAGCAGGCTCCCTCCTGCTTTCTTTATTATTCCTGTTAAAATACACAGGTGACAAAATATCATATTCATACGTTTGGCTGTCAACAGAACGAGGCAGACAGTGAACGAATAGCTTCACAACTAAAATCCCGCGGAATGGTTCAAGCCAAAGATATAAAGCAGGCAGATCACATTATAATCAATACCTGCATGATTAGAGAATCCGCAGAAAACAGGGTATATGGTTTGGTACACAATCTGTATGAGGAAAAGCAAAAAGGAAGAAAACTAAAAGTGGTGATTACTGGTTGCATGGTGGGAA
Protein-coding sequences here:
- a CDS encoding DNA-binding protein yields the protein MTKSDLIEVVAKKAKLTNKAARDAVQAVFDVVTENMKKGEKVVVTGFGTFDVGKRAAREGRNPQTGEKIMIPEMRSPTFTAGKTLKRTVR